Proteins found in one Microbacterium sp. SSM24 genomic segment:
- a CDS encoding ABC transporter ATP-binding protein: MTEQQPAIRLTGLTKEFGAVTAVDHVDLEIGAGEFFSMLGPSGSGKTTVLRLIAGFEQPTEGTIELFGQDVTKKAPFDRDVNTVFQDYALFPHMSVLDNVAYGLRVRGVGRTERRTRAMKALEAVRLEQMASRKPAQLSGGQRQRVALARATVVQPKVLLLDEPLGALDLKLREQMQVELKQIQRDLGITFIFVTHDQEEALTLSDRVAVFHDGRIEQLGTPWELYEQPASRFVADFVGTSNLFDHDRSASLIGRAGEHSIRPEKLTLRAEAATGEGERSAPGTLIESIYVGSGIRRVIDLDAGMRVTVLEPNDRSRTVDDRGDRVHVTWHDSDVVSLIPPGT; encoded by the coding sequence ATGACCGAGCAGCAGCCCGCCATCCGGCTGACCGGACTCACGAAGGAGTTCGGCGCCGTCACCGCGGTCGATCATGTCGACCTCGAGATCGGCGCGGGTGAGTTCTTCTCGATGCTCGGGCCGTCCGGATCGGGGAAGACCACCGTGCTGCGGCTCATCGCGGGCTTCGAGCAGCCGACGGAAGGCACCATCGAGCTCTTCGGCCAGGACGTCACGAAGAAAGCGCCGTTCGACCGCGACGTCAACACGGTGTTCCAGGACTACGCGCTGTTCCCGCACATGTCGGTGCTCGACAACGTCGCCTACGGCCTGCGCGTCCGCGGCGTCGGACGCACGGAGCGGCGGACGCGCGCGATGAAGGCGCTCGAGGCGGTGCGGCTGGAGCAGATGGCCTCGCGCAAGCCCGCCCAGCTCTCCGGCGGACAGCGGCAGCGGGTGGCGCTCGCCCGCGCCACCGTCGTGCAGCCGAAGGTGCTCCTTCTGGACGAGCCGCTCGGCGCGCTCGACCTCAAGCTGCGCGAGCAGATGCAGGTCGAGTTGAAGCAGATCCAGCGCGACCTCGGCATCACGTTCATCTTCGTCACCCACGATCAAGAGGAGGCGCTGACGCTCTCCGACCGGGTCGCGGTGTTCCACGACGGCCGCATCGAGCAGCTCGGCACGCCGTGGGAGCTGTACGAGCAGCCGGCGTCGCGGTTCGTCGCGGACTTCGTCGGCACGTCGAACCTGTTCGACCACGACCGCTCGGCGTCACTCATTGGGCGCGCCGGCGAGCACTCCATCCGCCCCGAGAAGCTCACCCTGCGCGCAGAGGCCGCGACGGGCGAGGGCGAGCGCTCGGCCCCGGGCACGCTCATCGAGTCGATCTATGTCGGCAGCGGCATCCGTCGCGTCATCGACCTCGATGCCGGGATGCGCGTGACCGTGCTCGAGCCCAACGACCGCTCGCGCACCGTCGACGATCGCGGCGACCGCGTGCACGTGACCTGGCACGACTCCGACGTCGTGTCGCTGATTCCGCCCGGCACGTGA
- the dcd gene encoding dCTP deaminase, with protein sequence MLLSDRDIRLEIDAGRIGLDPWDPAMVQPSSVDVRLDRYFRLFDNHKYPFIDPAEDQPELTRLIEVDPDEPFILHPGEFALGSTFEQITLPDDVAARLEGKSSLGRLGLLTHSTAGFIDPGFSGHVTLELSNVATLPIKLWPGMKIGQVCYFRLTSPAENPYGSGPYGNRYQGQRGPTASRSFQNFHRTDVGSTEAGSLGG encoded by the coding sequence GTGCTGCTCAGTGATCGCGACATCAGGCTGGAAATCGACGCGGGGCGCATCGGGCTCGACCCCTGGGATCCCGCGATGGTCCAGCCGTCGAGCGTGGATGTGCGGCTCGATCGCTACTTCCGGCTGTTCGACAACCACAAGTACCCGTTCATCGACCCGGCCGAGGACCAGCCCGAGCTGACGCGCCTCATCGAGGTCGACCCGGATGAGCCGTTCATCCTGCATCCGGGGGAGTTCGCGCTCGGGTCGACGTTCGAGCAGATCACTCTCCCCGATGATGTCGCCGCCCGGCTCGAGGGCAAGTCGTCGCTCGGGCGACTCGGTCTGCTCACCCACTCCACCGCCGGCTTCATCGACCCCGGCTTCTCCGGTCACGTGACGCTCGAACTGTCCAATGTCGCGACCTTGCCCATCAAGCTCTGGCCCGGCATGAAGATCGGCCAGGTCTGCTACTTCCGCCTCACGTCGCCCGCCGAGAACCCCTACGGCAGCGGGCCGTACGGCAACCGGTATCAGGGCCAGCGCGGTCCGACCGCGTCGCGTTCGTTCCAGAACTTCCACCGCACGGATGTCGGGTCGACCGAGGCGGGTTCCCTCGGCGGCTGA
- a CDS encoding FadR/GntR family transcriptional regulator — translation MPHATGHVDAARAVVFAALDGTGRAELVEQRLTDAIVSGVLHDGERLPNESDLSKSLGVALVTAREALEGLRDKGFVRTRRGRDGGSFVTFDRETAALMVSRRLLDTSRIELRDLALHVSAIAGAAAETAATRASEDDVESLARLAAGADLDSAGGARRAVSRFQLEVAAISQSPRLVHEEMRLQSEAAPLLWMCLREQEYRDRSALARTRVIAAIQDVAPEAARAATIAHIDSAFEWLIDERARIDAGGAP, via the coding sequence ATGCCGCACGCCACGGGACACGTCGACGCCGCGCGGGCGGTCGTCTTCGCGGCGCTGGACGGCACCGGGCGCGCTGAGCTCGTCGAGCAGCGGCTGACCGACGCGATCGTGAGCGGCGTCCTGCACGACGGCGAGCGCCTGCCGAACGAATCCGACCTGTCCAAGAGCCTCGGGGTGGCGCTCGTCACCGCGCGCGAGGCCCTCGAGGGCTTGCGCGACAAGGGATTCGTCCGCACGCGCCGCGGCCGCGACGGGGGCAGCTTCGTCACGTTCGACCGTGAGACGGCGGCGCTGATGGTGTCGCGGCGCCTGCTCGACACCAGCCGCATCGAACTGCGGGACCTCGCCCTCCACGTGTCCGCCATCGCCGGTGCCGCCGCGGAGACCGCTGCGACCCGGGCGAGCGAGGACGACGTCGAGAGCCTCGCGCGACTGGCCGCAGGCGCCGACCTCGATTCCGCCGGCGGAGCGCGGCGCGCCGTCAGCCGCTTCCAGCTCGAGGTCGCCGCGATCAGCCAGTCGCCGCGCCTCGTTCACGAGGAGATGCGCTTGCAGAGCGAGGCGGCACCGCTCCTCTGGATGTGCCTGCGCGAACAGGAGTACCGTGACCGCAGCGCTCTCGCGCGCACCCGGGTCATCGCCGCCATCCAGGACGTCGCACCGGAGGCGGCCCGCGCAGCGACGATCGCGCACATCGACAGCGCCTTCGAGTGGCTGATCGACGAACGAGCACGGATCGACGCGGGAGGCGCACCATGA